In one Janibacter cremeus genomic region, the following are encoded:
- a CDS encoding plasmid pRiA4b ORF-3 family protein gives MTAEDDAKKLVDQLLAGTSSPADRRDLLTDLLNAGRSPMMDLLEEPQPEVRAAPDITRGFRVRLDLRGTKPPVWRRLELPGDLTLPRLHEVIQAAMGWSDSHLHRFRTGVDRQSPFFVTSIDLDEGEDGVREDDVRLDQLVAGTGDRLGYEYDFGDDWDHVLTVEEVLDTPPSQPRCTGGRLACPPEDCGGIGGHDELAQWVRSGHDDALLPQGFENSEHGHSWLPPGWHPDEFDIDEANDALAIVSAEPAAVTEELGAMVDRLYRRGDRSLRDVLAHPISHEPPEISDEDAARLTETYRVFLETIGAGVKLTQAGYLPPAIVKTFAERSGVSAWFIGKTNREDLTWPVQEVRETARALGLVTVRKGRLTPTVKGARVLNDDRALWRHIVSRLPLGTKDIDHDAGWLALAVVGSGTPAENWSSRISDLLARLGWRTDHPVYWLPPATSPTLFVLELLAGSARTSRLMTGVDAAVAATARAVTRRP, from the coding sequence ATGACGGCCGAGGACGACGCGAAGAAGTTGGTGGACCAGCTGCTGGCGGGCACATCGTCACCCGCCGATCGCCGTGATCTGCTCACGGATCTGCTCAACGCCGGCCGCTCCCCGATGATGGACCTGCTGGAGGAGCCCCAACCGGAGGTGCGCGCAGCTCCGGACATCACCCGAGGCTTCCGCGTTCGTCTCGACCTGCGCGGCACCAAGCCGCCGGTGTGGCGGCGCCTGGAGCTACCCGGCGATCTGACGCTGCCGCGCCTGCACGAGGTGATCCAAGCAGCCATGGGGTGGAGCGACAGCCACCTGCACCGGTTCCGCACGGGTGTCGATCGCCAATCACCCTTCTTCGTCACCAGCATCGACCTCGACGAGGGCGAGGACGGCGTGCGGGAGGACGACGTGCGTCTGGACCAGCTCGTGGCGGGCACGGGTGATCGACTCGGGTACGAGTACGACTTCGGGGACGACTGGGACCACGTGCTCACGGTCGAGGAGGTGCTCGACACGCCCCCTTCGCAACCACGGTGCACGGGCGGCCGGCTGGCTTGCCCACCTGAGGACTGCGGCGGCATCGGTGGCCACGACGAGCTCGCGCAGTGGGTCCGCAGTGGTCATGACGACGCGCTCCTGCCGCAGGGATTCGAGAACTCCGAGCACGGCCACAGTTGGCTGCCGCCGGGATGGCACCCGGACGAGTTCGACATCGACGAGGCCAATGACGCGCTGGCGATCGTCAGTGCCGAGCCCGCGGCGGTGACCGAAGAGCTCGGTGCCATGGTCGACCGGCTCTACCGTCGGGGCGACCGGAGCCTGCGGGACGTCCTCGCTCACCCCATCTCGCACGAGCCGCCCGAGATCAGCGATGAAGACGCTGCTCGCCTCACCGAGACCTACCGGGTCTTCCTCGAGACCATCGGCGCAGGGGTGAAGCTCACCCAGGCGGGATACCTCCCGCCGGCGATCGTCAAGACATTCGCCGAACGAAGCGGTGTCTCCGCGTGGTTCATCGGGAAGACGAACCGGGAGGACCTCACCTGGCCCGTCCAGGAGGTGCGCGAGACCGCTCGTGCCCTCGGCCTCGTCACCGTGCGCAAGGGACGGTTGACCCCGACCGTCAAGGGGGCGCGCGTACTCAATGATGACCGCGCCCTGTGGCGGCACATCGTGTCGCGGTTGCCGCTCGGGACGAAGGACATCGACCACGACGCCGGCTGGCTCGCTCTGGCCGTGGTGGGCAGCGGCACGCCCGCCGAGAACTGGTCAAGCAGGATCAGCGACCTGCTCGCCCGTCTCGGGTGGCGCACGGATCACCCCGTGTACTGGCTGCCTCCGGCTACCAGCCCGACGCTCTTCGTCTTGGAGCTCCTCGCCGGGTCAGCGCGGACCAGTCGCCTGATGACCGGTGTCGATGCTGCCGTCGCAGCCACCGCTCGAGCCGTGACGAGGAGACCCTGA
- a CDS encoding PQQ-dependent sugar dehydrogenase: MTRRGRAAMAVGALTTALLAGCTSGGAPPSSSSTSSSSASSSSTTSPPTAATGGGAETTTVAEGLDVPWSVAFHDGTALVSERDSGDVLELDDSGASRVVGTVRSAQARGEGGLLGVAVRDGILYAYLTTDSDNRILRHDLTGEAGSLGLGEPEVVLDGIPAAAVHNGGRVAFGPDGMLYATTGDAGDGENAQDLDSLGGKILRMTPDGSVPDDNPFDGSLVHSYGHRNPQGIAWDEEGTMYASEFGQNTWDELNVIEAGANYGWPEVEGIGEGEEYVDPVQQWEPAEASPSGIAVADGSIHIANLRGERLRQVPLDDLDSSTERFVGEYGRLRDVVTTPEGALWVLTNNTDGRGDPGPRDDLILELPTTD; this comes from the coding sequence ATGACCCGTCGTGGACGTGCCGCCATGGCCGTCGGTGCCCTGACCACGGCCCTGCTGGCCGGCTGCACGTCCGGTGGGGCACCCCCTTCGTCCTCCTCCACGAGCTCCTCGTCCGCGAGCTCCTCGTCCACGACCTCTCCGCCCACGGCCGCCACGGGGGGCGGTGCGGAGACGACGACCGTCGCGGAGGGGCTCGACGTGCCGTGGTCGGTCGCCTTCCACGACGGGACGGCATTGGTGAGCGAGCGCGACTCCGGCGACGTCCTCGAGCTCGACGACTCCGGCGCCTCCCGGGTCGTCGGGACGGTCCGCTCGGCACAGGCCCGGGGCGAAGGGGGCCTGCTGGGTGTCGCAGTCCGCGACGGCATCCTCTACGCGTACCTGACGACGGACTCGGACAACCGGATCCTGCGTCACGACCTGACCGGCGAGGCGGGTTCGCTCGGCCTCGGCGAGCCGGAGGTGGTCCTCGACGGGATCCCGGCGGCAGCCGTCCACAACGGTGGTCGGGTCGCCTTCGGCCCCGACGGGATGCTCTACGCGACCACGGGCGACGCCGGCGACGGGGAGAACGCCCAGGACCTCGACTCGCTGGGCGGGAAGATCCTGCGGATGACGCCGGACGGGAGCGTGCCGGACGACAACCCCTTCGACGGGTCGCTCGTCCACAGCTACGGGCACCGCAACCCGCAGGGCATCGCCTGGGACGAGGAGGGGACGATGTACGCGAGCGAGTTCGGGCAGAACACCTGGGACGAGCTCAACGTCATCGAGGCCGGCGCCAACTACGGCTGGCCCGAGGTCGAGGGCATCGGCGAGGGCGAGGAGTACGTCGACCCGGTCCAGCAGTGGGAGCCCGCCGAGGCCAGCCCGAGCGGGATCGCGGTCGCCGATGGGTCGATCCACATCGCGAACCTGCGCGGCGAGCGCCTGCGGCAGGTCCCGCTCGATGACCTGGACTCGTCCACGGAGCGCTTCGTCGGTGAGTACGGCCGGCTGCGGGACGTCGTGACCACGCCCGAGGGGGCGCTGTGGGTGCTGACGAACAACACCGACGGGCGGGGTGATCCGGGGCCGAGGGACGACCTGATCCTCGAGCTGCCGACGACGGACTGA
- a CDS encoding MFS transporter: MTTGDRSTSTPQATAAVRSSTPWVMLAMATIGFAVNFWAWALLSPLGPLFRNNGRLGEMSELDVSMLVAVPVVVGSLGRIVVGSLTDRFGGRLMFPALSALTILPVLFIGFFALDSYALLLIAGFFLGLGGTVFAIGVPFVNAWFPPAKRGLAIGIFGGGMGGTAISALTTVTLFEMGEALPFVVTAVLLAVYAVAAWLIMRDSPGRTAPTTTMMQRLRANIALPVTWQAGILYSVAFGGYVAFSVYLPAYLITAHGLDAADASLRMAGFVVLAVLMRPVGGAMADKVGAIPVLGVVYAVTAVCAAIAAGNPPLNAGGTVAFLAMAAALGAGSGAVFALIAQVTEPSHVGGVTGLVGAAGGLGGFVPPLIMGYVYGRTDSYAIGLWLLAITAALTLALTFAPVRRLAASVGQAR; this comes from the coding sequence ATGACCACAGGTGACAGGAGCACGAGCACTCCACAGGCCACGGCGGCGGTCCGTTCCTCGACGCCGTGGGTGATGCTGGCGATGGCCACGATCGGCTTCGCGGTGAACTTCTGGGCGTGGGCCCTGCTCAGCCCGCTCGGCCCCCTCTTCCGCAACAACGGTCGGCTCGGCGAGATGAGCGAGCTGGACGTCTCGATGCTCGTCGCGGTGCCGGTCGTCGTCGGGTCGCTCGGCCGCATCGTCGTCGGGTCCCTCACCGACCGGTTCGGCGGGCGGCTGATGTTCCCCGCGCTGTCGGCGTTGACGATCCTGCCGGTCCTGTTCATCGGCTTCTTCGCGCTCGACTCCTACGCCCTGCTGCTCATCGCCGGCTTCTTCCTGGGTCTGGGTGGCACCGTCTTCGCGATCGGGGTGCCCTTCGTCAACGCGTGGTTCCCGCCGGCCAAGCGCGGTCTGGCCATCGGCATCTTCGGCGGGGGCATGGGCGGTACCGCGATCAGCGCCCTCACGACGGTCACCCTGTTCGAGATGGGGGAGGCCCTCCCCTTCGTCGTCACGGCCGTCCTGCTGGCCGTCTACGCCGTCGCCGCGTGGCTGATCATGCGCGACTCCCCCGGGCGGACGGCCCCGACGACCACGATGATGCAGCGCCTGCGGGCCAACATCGCCCTGCCGGTGACCTGGCAGGCCGGGATCCTCTACTCCGTCGCCTTCGGTGGGTACGTCGCCTTCTCGGTGTACCTGCCCGCGTACCTCATCACCGCGCACGGCCTCGACGCCGCTGACGCATCCTTGCGGATGGCCGGCTTCGTCGTCCTCGCGGTCCTGATGCGCCCGGTCGGTGGCGCCATGGCGGACAAGGTAGGGGCGATCCCCGTCCTCGGCGTCGTCTACGCGGTCACCGCCGTCTGCGCCGCCATCGCCGCCGGCAACCCGCCCCTCAACGCCGGCGGGACGGTGGCGTTCCTCGCGATGGCAGCCGCCCTCGGCGCGGGCAGCGGTGCCGTCTTCGCGCTCATCGCCCAGGTGACCGAGCCGTCGCACGTCGGTGGTGTCACCGGCCTTGTCGGTGCCGCCGGCGGTCTCGGTGGGTTCGTCCCGCCGCTGATCATGGGCTACGTCTACGGCCGGACCGACTCCTACGCAATCGGCCTGTGGTTGCTGGCGATCACGGCCGCACTCACTCTCGCGCTGACCTTCGCTCCCGTGCGCCGGCTCGCGGCGTCGGTGGGGCAGGCGCGCTGA
- a CDS encoding heavy-metal-associated domain-containing protein: MTTTARTTTTTLRAEGFSCPSCVAKIEKQVGRLEGVESVKVQFATARVVVVHDPSVATTDDLVAAVARAGYTARPAAF; this comes from the coding sequence GTGACCACCACCGCCAGGACCACGACCACCACCCTGAGGGCAGAGGGCTTCTCGTGCCCCTCCTGCGTGGCCAAGATCGAGAAGCAGGTCGGTCGGCTCGAGGGAGTCGAGTCGGTGAAGGTGCAGTTCGCCACCGCCCGCGTCGTGGTCGTCCACGACCCCTCGGTCGCGACCACCGACGACCTCGTCGCCGCCGTGGCCAGGGCGGGTTACACCGCCCGCCCCGCCGCCTTCTGA
- a CDS encoding heavy metal translocating P-type ATPase has protein sequence MNALRTRLQGSWTIPIISGPAILASLILDRLVGASVGGDALMIAAAVVAGAPVVVKAYHAATAKVIGIDLLVAVAAVGAILVGNYWEAAAVTFLFAVGHALESATLSRTRSALAELVAVAPEVAVVIRGGRQVEVPAADVATGETVLVKNGSKVPVDGLVAGGTGALDEASITGESIPVEKVEGDEVFAGTISTGGFLQVEATGVGADTTLARIIHRVEEAQDAKARTQAFMDRFSAWYTPAIIVLAVVIGVATQDFVLALTLLVIGCPGALVISIPVSIVAGIGRGAKDGILIKGGEFLETSARVDAVAVDKTGTLTEGRPRLTDVVTLDPGTTRDDVLLLAARAEAGSEHPLARPILAAAVEAGMAVHGLPEDTEPIAGKGIVATIDGHRVGVGNVALARMEGVVDTAAATRTVSELAEAGRTPMVVTRDGQAVGVVAVADRIRHDAPEMIRRLHEAGIEKVVMMTGDVEQVARAVALEVGVDEVRAGLLPEDKLEAVADLQRQGRTVAMVGDGVNDAPALATADIGVAMGAAGTGVAIETADIALMKDDLLKLPEAVSLARRTVNNMRQNVVVALVTVATLLAGVLFGGVTMAVGMLVHEISVLVVIANAMRLLRPRREPGARPPAATLIGATGTREVRVVTPG, from the coding sequence ATGAACGCGCTGCGCACCCGGCTGCAGGGCAGCTGGACGATCCCGATCATCTCGGGACCGGCGATCCTGGCCTCCCTCATCCTCGACCGACTGGTCGGCGCCTCGGTCGGGGGTGACGCCCTCATGATCGCCGCCGCGGTCGTGGCCGGCGCCCCCGTGGTCGTCAAGGCCTACCACGCGGCGACCGCCAAGGTGATCGGTATCGATCTCCTCGTGGCGGTCGCCGCGGTCGGCGCGATCCTGGTGGGCAACTACTGGGAGGCCGCGGCCGTCACCTTCCTCTTCGCGGTGGGCCACGCCCTCGAGTCGGCGACGCTGAGCAGGACCCGCTCGGCCCTGGCCGAGCTGGTCGCCGTGGCCCCCGAGGTCGCCGTCGTCATCCGCGGCGGCCGACAGGTCGAGGTGCCCGCCGCCGACGTGGCGACGGGCGAGACCGTCCTGGTCAAGAACGGCTCCAAGGTGCCCGTCGATGGCCTGGTGGCCGGCGGCACCGGCGCCCTCGACGAGGCCTCCATCACGGGCGAGTCCATCCCGGTCGAGAAGGTCGAGGGCGACGAGGTCTTCGCCGGCACGATCTCCACCGGAGGGTTCCTCCAGGTCGAGGCGACGGGCGTCGGTGCAGACACCACGCTGGCCCGGATCATCCACCGGGTCGAGGAGGCCCAGGATGCGAAGGCGCGGACGCAGGCCTTCATGGACCGCTTCTCTGCCTGGTACACCCCGGCGATCATCGTGCTCGCGGTCGTCATCGGGGTGGCCACGCAGGACTTCGTGCTGGCCCTGACGCTGCTGGTCATCGGCTGCCCCGGTGCGCTGGTCATCTCCATCCCCGTCTCGATCGTCGCCGGCATCGGTCGCGGCGCCAAGGACGGCATCCTCATCAAGGGAGGCGAGTTCCTCGAGACCTCCGCGAGGGTCGACGCGGTCGCCGTGGACAAGACCGGCACCCTCACGGAGGGGCGGCCCCGGCTGACGGACGTGGTCACGCTGGACCCGGGCACCACCCGCGATGACGTGCTGCTGCTTGCCGCACGTGCTGAGGCCGGGTCCGAGCACCCACTGGCGCGCCCGATCCTCGCCGCGGCGGTGGAGGCCGGGATGGCGGTCCACGGGCTGCCGGAGGACACCGAACCGATCGCCGGGAAGGGCATCGTCGCCACCATCGACGGGCACCGTGTCGGGGTCGGCAACGTGGCCCTGGCGCGGATGGAGGGGGTCGTCGACACCGCGGCCGCGACCCGGACGGTGTCCGAGCTGGCCGAGGCCGGACGCACCCCCATGGTGGTCACCCGCGACGGGCAGGCGGTCGGCGTGGTCGCCGTCGCGGACCGGATCCGCCACGACGCGCCCGAGATGATCCGCCGCCTGCACGAGGCGGGCATCGAGAAGGTCGTCATGATGACCGGTGACGTGGAGCAGGTCGCCCGAGCCGTGGCACTGGAGGTCGGGGTCGACGAGGTCCGTGCCGGGCTGCTGCCGGAGGACAAGCTCGAGGCCGTGGCTGACCTGCAGCGGCAGGGCCGCACCGTGGCCATGGTCGGCGACGGGGTCAACGACGCGCCGGCGCTGGCCACCGCCGACATCGGTGTGGCGATGGGCGCGGCCGGGACGGGCGTGGCGATCGAGACCGCGGACATCGCGCTGATGAAGGACGATCTGCTCAAGCTGCCGGAGGCGGTCTCCCTGGCCCGCCGCACGGTCAACAACATGCGGCAGAACGTCGTGGTCGCCCTGGTCACCGTCGCCACACTGCTGGCCGGCGTGCTCTTCGGCGGCGTGACCATGGCCGTCGGGATGCTCGTCCACGAGATCTCGGTCCTGGTGGTCATCGCCAACGCGATGCGGCTGCTGCGCCCCCGCCGCGAGCCGGGTGCTCGGCCCCCGGCGGCCACCCTGATCGGGGCGACCGGGACCCGGGAGGTACGAGTGGTCACTCCCGGGTGA
- a CDS encoding Crp/Fnr family transcriptional regulator → MTRTQPPVVHAQSEDLCVARVPIFQGLGHEQQRGVAQLARPRRLAKGEQVYAAEEASSLLLVLHTGSMKISRVSVDGFEHVIRVLRPGDFVGESAFLTGRTPDHFATALEPTSMCTFRHEDLEQLVRTHPSIVLRMLADVSRRLGDAETRLTALISGDVSSRLADYLLSLPGSPTEGGTAVRLPLAKKDIASLLDTTPESLSRQLRRLRESGVVVGHGTRELVIHDVDALLELVAQV, encoded by the coding sequence GTGACCCGCACCCAGCCGCCCGTCGTCCACGCGCAGTCCGAGGACCTGTGCGTGGCCCGAGTGCCGATCTTCCAAGGCCTCGGCCACGAGCAGCAACGGGGCGTGGCCCAGCTCGCCCGCCCGCGCCGGCTGGCGAAGGGGGAGCAGGTCTACGCCGCCGAGGAGGCGTCCTCCCTGCTGCTGGTCCTGCACACCGGGTCGATGAAGATCTCCAGGGTCAGCGTCGACGGCTTCGAGCACGTCATCCGCGTGCTTCGGCCCGGTGACTTCGTGGGTGAGTCGGCCTTCCTCACCGGCCGCACCCCGGACCACTTCGCGACGGCCCTCGAGCCGACCTCGATGTGCACCTTCCGGCACGAGGACCTGGAGCAGCTCGTGCGGACCCACCCCTCGATCGTCCTGCGGATGCTGGCGGACGTCAGCCGGCGGCTGGGGGACGCCGAGACCCGACTGACCGCGCTGATCTCCGGCGACGTCAGCTCCCGGCTGGCCGACTACCTGCTGTCCCTGCCCGGCTCCCCGACCGAGGGGGGCACCGCGGTGCGGCTGCCCCTGGCGAAGAAGGACATCGCCTCCCTGCTCGACACCACGCCCGAGTCGTTGAGCCGGCAGCTGCGCCGGCTGCGGGAGTCCGGGGTGGTCGTCGGTCACGGCACCCGGGAACTGGTGATCCACGACGTCGACGCGCTGCTCGAGCTGGTTGCCCAGGTCTGA
- a CDS encoding DUF3152 domain-containing protein: MDSSDLAPRDRGQAHRRRVGVALGVLVIVGVLLVALRPDRDSGAAPVATSTTSPPSADAGPPRTPSTSASSSTSASPSSPTPTLPDYRTTGTFETAQGSDRVRGTSGRLMTYQVEVEKGSGVSAKEFATAIDATLRNPRGWTAGGSWRFQRVSGGEPGLIIRLATPDSVDEQCAAAGANTQGYTSCRAGRYILVNLDRWYIGVPHIPDLELYRHYLINHEVGHGLGKGHEACPGKGRTAPVMLQQTLGLDGCEANAWPRDTKGELVTGPPTD; encoded by the coding sequence GTGGACTCGTCCGACCTCGCACCCAGGGACCGTGGGCAGGCACACCGCCGCCGGGTGGGTGTCGCCCTCGGGGTGCTCGTCATCGTCGGGGTGCTGCTGGTCGCCCTGCGCCCCGACCGGGACTCGGGCGCCGCTCCCGTGGCCACGTCGACGACCTCCCCGCCATCGGCGGATGCCGGCCCGCCGAGGACCCCGTCGACATCGGCGTCCTCCTCCACCTCCGCCAGCCCCAGCTCGCCGACCCCGACGCTGCCGGACTACCGCACCACCGGGACCTTCGAGACCGCGCAGGGATCGGACCGCGTGCGTGGCACGTCCGGCCGGCTGATGACCTACCAGGTCGAGGTCGAGAAGGGGTCGGGCGTGAGCGCAAAGGAGTTCGCCACCGCCATCGACGCCACCCTGCGCAACCCCCGCGGCTGGACCGCCGGGGGCAGCTGGCGCTTCCAGCGGGTCTCGGGGGGCGAGCCCGGCCTGATCATCCGGCTCGCGACCCCGGACAGCGTCGACGAGCAGTGCGCCGCCGCGGGAGCCAACACCCAGGGCTACACGTCCTGTCGCGCCGGGCGGTACATCCTGGTCAACCTCGACCGTTGGTACATCGGCGTCCCGCACATCCCGGACCTCGAGCTCTACCGCCACTACCTGATCAACCACGAGGTCGGACACGGGCTGGGCAAGGGCCACGAGGCCTGCCCGGGCAAGGGCCGGACGGCGCCCGTCATGCTGCAGCAGACCCTCGGCCTCGACGGGTGCGAGGCCAACGCGTGGCCGCGCGACACGAAGGGCGAGCTGGTCACCGGTCCCCCGACGGACTGA
- a CDS encoding TM0106 family RecB-like putative nuclease, whose amino-acid sequence MHYPLLDGVPGPPTITSGDLRTGRRCEFGLLVEADVRLGRREAVPSAPDAVRDRFGAAGREWETEVTRRLTQEHPDGVRDARGLDHEATLRLLADPSVRLVHQAPVRSGRFTGRADHLLRGDDGRWIVAETKLARSAHAHALAQVAAYAEALREAGAPVAPFVRLYLGDGSVVDTPLEDVTEDLATVRSRVLEVLETHLGEGAPVAWGDPRWRACLRCDACRAELTASGDVGLVAGVSAHRRRLLLHAGVTTAAALAQRTEPVEGLEPEDLAAMSAQARLQLVEPTRDQPLAFEVHTPAALPAPSPGDVFFDFEGDPMWRDGSDDDPGLEYLFGCLTTDDGERFTPFWAHDRAQERRALVDFIDWVAERRRRWPAMHVYHYAGYEQTALIRLANRHSVYRDEVAALIDDGVLVDLYAVVRASVRVGSPSYSIKRLEPLYMGADLRDPDGVTGGGESILEYQRYRDAVAEGDAALAADRLTDLGQYNEYDCLSTLRLRDWLLANAA is encoded by the coding sequence ATGCACTACCCCCTGCTGGACGGCGTCCCCGGTCCCCCGACGATCACCTCGGGTGACCTGCGGACCGGTCGTCGCTGCGAGTTCGGCCTGCTGGTCGAGGCGGACGTCCGGCTGGGACGCCGGGAGGCGGTGCCCAGCGCACCCGACGCAGTACGCGACCGCTTCGGTGCCGCCGGCCGGGAGTGGGAGACCGAGGTCACCCGGCGTCTCACCCAGGAGCACCCCGACGGCGTCCGGGACGCGCGCGGGCTCGACCACGAGGCGACCCTGCGGCTGCTCGCCGACCCGAGCGTGCGTCTGGTGCACCAGGCCCCGGTCCGCAGCGGCCGCTTCACCGGCCGGGCCGACCACCTGCTGCGCGGCGACGACGGCCGGTGGATCGTCGCCGAGACCAAGCTGGCCCGTTCCGCCCACGCCCACGCGCTCGCCCAGGTGGCGGCCTACGCCGAGGCGCTGCGGGAGGCGGGGGCGCCGGTGGCCCCCTTCGTCCGGCTCTACCTCGGGGACGGGTCGGTCGTCGACACCCCGCTCGAGGACGTCACAGAGGACCTCGCCACCGTCCGGTCACGCGTCCTCGAGGTCCTCGAGACCCATCTCGGTGAGGGCGCGCCGGTGGCGTGGGGCGATCCCCGGTGGCGGGCCTGCCTGCGTTGCGACGCCTGCCGGGCCGAGCTCACCGCGTCCGGTGACGTCGGGCTCGTCGCCGGCGTCTCGGCGCACCGGCGGCGCCTGCTCCTGCACGCGGGCGTGACCACGGCCGCGGCCCTGGCGCAGCGCACCGAGCCCGTCGAGGGGCTCGAGCCGGAGGACCTGGCCGCGATGAGCGCCCAGGCCCGGCTGCAGCTGGTCGAGCCGACCCGGGACCAGCCCCTCGCCTTCGAGGTGCACACCCCGGCGGCCCTGCCGGCGCCGAGCCCGGGAGATGTCTTCTTCGACTTCGAGGGCGACCCGATGTGGCGCGACGGCTCCGACGACGATCCCGGCCTGGAGTACCTCTTCGGGTGCCTGACCACGGACGACGGCGAGCGCTTCACGCCGTTCTGGGCGCACGACCGCGCCCAGGAGCGCCGGGCGCTCGTCGACTTCATCGACTGGGTCGCTGAGCGGCGCCGGCGTTGGCCCGCCATGCACGTCTACCACTACGCCGGGTACGAGCAGACCGCCCTGATCCGGCTCGCCAACCGTCACTCCGTGTACCGCGACGAGGTCGCCGCCCTGATCGACGACGGCGTGCTCGTCGACCTCTACGCGGTGGTGAGGGCCTCTGTGCGCGTGGGCAGCCCGTCCTACTCCATCAAGCGCCTCGAGCCGCTCTACATGGGCGCCGACCTGCGCGACCCGGACGGCGTCACCGGTGGCGGCGAGTCGATCCTCGAGTACCAGCGGTACCGCGACGCCGTCGCCGAGGGCGACGCGGCACTGGCCGCCGATCGCCTGACCGACCTCGGCCAGTACAACGAGTACGACTGCCTGTCCACGCTGCGGCTGCGCGACTGGCTCCTGGCCAACGCGGCGTGA
- a CDS encoding dolichyl-phosphate-mannose--protein mannosyltransferase — MDRREQLRSRLLGFRPSDVLWGWLGPLLFAVIGGLMRFWALGRPHQLIFDETYYVKQGVSMLDHGVEMKWKGEGEKVDPTFTEGTTDVFITTQGDMVVHPPVGKWIIAFGEWVLGPTSSFGWRFSVALLGTLSILVVGRVARRLFRSNWLGTIAAFLMAFEGHHFVHSRTGLLDLILMFFALVAFAALLIDRDWARRRLADKVAALPAGVRMRTGPWLLWRPWRLVAAVSLGLACGTKWSGLYFFAIFGLMTVWWDIGARRAVGTRRWFGAGILKDGVPAGISMSLVVLGTYIASWASWFTSTHGYNRSWAADHPGEGVQWLPPSLRSLWDYHVQAYGFHDNLTSEHTYQSNPWSWMIQSRPTSFFYESKEMGVEGCAVDKCSKAITSLGSVSIWWLATIALFFLLYHWGMKRDWRAGAILAGFVGGWLPWFFLQHRTIFTFYVISFQPWVILAVVFLLGLALGPRGAPERRRRVGHLVVGAYCLLVLANFAFFWPVWTAQVIPYDHWQWRMWFPSWV; from the coding sequence ATGGACCGCCGTGAGCAGCTGCGTTCCCGGCTGCTCGGGTTCCGCCCCAGCGACGTGCTGTGGGGCTGGCTCGGTCCGCTGCTGTTCGCCGTCATCGGCGGTCTCATGCGCTTCTGGGCCCTGGGGCGCCCCCACCAGCTGATCTTCGACGAGACCTACTACGTCAAGCAGGGCGTCTCCATGCTCGACCACGGCGTCGAGATGAAGTGGAAGGGCGAGGGCGAGAAGGTCGACCCGACCTTCACCGAGGGCACGACCGATGTCTTCATCACCACCCAGGGCGACATGGTCGTCCACCCACCCGTGGGCAAGTGGATCATCGCCTTCGGCGAGTGGGTCCTCGGACCGACGTCGAGCTTCGGCTGGCGCTTCTCGGTGGCGCTGCTCGGGACGCTCTCGATCCTCGTGGTCGGCCGGGTCGCCCGGCGCCTCTTCCGCTCCAACTGGCTCGGCACGATCGCCGCCTTCCTCATGGCCTTCGAGGGGCACCACTTCGTCCACTCGCGCACGGGCCTGCTCGACCTGATCCTCATGTTCTTCGCGCTGGTCGCCTTCGCCGCGCTGCTCATCGACCGCGACTGGGCACGACGACGGCTGGCGGACAAGGTCGCCGCGCTCCCCGCCGGGGTGCGCATGCGCACCGGACCGTGGTTGCTGTGGCGGCCGTGGCGCCTCGTGGCCGCGGTGAGCCTGGGCCTGGCCTGCGGCACCAAGTGGTCGGGGCTGTACTTCTTCGCGATCTTCGGTCTGATGACCGTCTGGTGGGACATCGGGGCGCGAAGGGCGGTGGGCACCCGACGCTGGTTCGGCGCCGGGATCCTCAAGGACGGGGTCCCCGCCGGGATCTCGATGAGCCTGGTCGTCCTCGGCACCTACATCGCCTCGTGGGCCTCGTGGTTCACCAGCACGCACGGGTACAACCGGTCGTGGGCCGCGGACCACCCCGGCGAGGGCGTGCAGTGGCTGCCGCCCTCCCTTCGCTCGCTGTGGGACTACCACGTGCAGGCCTACGGCTTCCACGACAACCTGACCTCCGAGCACACGTACCAGTCGAACCCGTGGTCGTGGATGATCCAGTCCCGGCCCACGTCCTTCTTCTACGAGTCGAAGGAGATGGGGGTCGAGGGGTGTGCCGTCGACAAGTGCTCCAAGGCGATCACCAGCCTCGGCTCGGTCTCGATCTGGTGGTTGGCGACCATCGCGCTCTTCTTCCTGCTCTACCACTGGGGCATGAAGCGGGACTGGCGCGCCGGGGCTATCCTCGCCGGGTTCGTCGGCGGCTGGCTGCCCTGGTTCTTCCTCCAGCACCGCACGATCTTCACCTTCTACGTCATCTCCTTCCAGCCGTGGGTGATCCTCGCGGTCGTCTTCCTCCTCGGGCTGGCGCTGGGGCCACGAGGCGCCCCCGAGCGGCGACGGCGGGTCGGCCACCTCGTCGTCGGCGCCTACTGCCTGCTCGTGCTCGCCAACTTCGCCTTCTTCTGGCCGGTGTGGACCGCCCAGGTCATCCCCTACGACCACTGGCAGTGGCGGATGTGGTTCCCCAGCTGGGTCTGA